The genomic region GGACGCCCGGCTTCCGCCTGCCCGCACGCCACGTGATCCACACGGTCGGCCCCGTGTGGTCGCGGTCGGAGGACCGCACGGCGGTGCTCGCGAGCGCGTACCGCCGGTCGATCGAGGTGGCGGCGTCGCTCGGCTTGCGCAGCGTCGCCCTCCCCGCGGTCTCGGCCGGCGTCTACGGCTGGCCGGTCGACGACGCCGCGCGCGTGGCGGTGGCCGCGGTGCGCGAGGCGCTCGCCGTCGGCGCGGGCGACGGGATCCAGCTGGTGCGCTTCGTCCTGTTCTCGGACCAGGTGCTCGCGGCCTTCGCGGCGGCGCTCGCATCCGACGCCTGAGCCCCTCGACGGCCTGAGCCGACCCGGGGAAGAGCAACGCCGGCCCTCACGTCTGTGA from Clavibacter michiganensis subsp. insidiosus harbors:
- a CDS encoding O-acetyl-ADP-ribose deacetylase, which produces MTHLEAVRGDITRQDVDAIVNAANSSLLGGGGVDGAIHRAAGPELLAACRRIRSEELPDGLPAGDAVGTPGFRLPARHVIHTVGPVWSRSEDRTAVLASAYRRSIEVAASLGLRSVALPAVSAGVYGWPVDDAARVAVAAVREALAVGAGDGIQLVRFVLFSDQVLAAFAAALASDA